From a single Phragmites australis chromosome 7, lpPhrAust1.1, whole genome shotgun sequence genomic region:
- the LOC133924269 gene encoding cytochrome P450 71A1-like produces the protein MASVQLDSNILFPLLFVVSCFFIVRSLRAGRKDGRRAVLPSPPGLPIIGNLHQLGRGHHHGKLQEFARHHGPLFLLRLGTVPTLVVSSVSMAEEVLKTQDDVFCGRPQQHTARGLMYDCRDIAFSPYGERWRQLRRIAVSHLLSTKRVDSFRALREEEVASLVERIRAASGQRQGVNVSELVITLGYTIISKAAFGNKLGGMEPGVVREMMDEVADLLETIAVSDMFPLFWWVDWATGLDSRIKRTASKLDEVLERALQEHEKSSENDGKAGDLLDDLLSVVREGSEGFKMDRIDVKGLILDMFIAGTDTTSKSVEWAMAELIKNPKEMEKVQAEVRQVAGARGVLEEQLGTMSRLQASLKEAMRLHAPVPILLPRETIRDTKLHGYDIPAKTRVIINAWAIGRDNEYWENADEFLPERFMHNAIDYTGKDFRFIPFSAGRRGCPAIAFATRLVELALANLLYHFDWELPEDQDVESFEVVESCGLSPTLKSA, from the exons ATGGCTTCCGTTCAGCTCGACTCTAACATACTATTCCCCCTGCTCTTCGTGGTGTCATGTTTCTTCATCGTTCGAAGCCTCCGGGCAGGCCGTAAAGATGGCCGCCGAGCAGTACTGCCTTCGCCTCCAGGCCTGCCCATCATCGGCAACCTGCACCAGCTCGGCCGGGGACACCACCATGGGAAGTTGCAGGAGTTCGCACGGCACCATGGCCCACTCTTTCTCCTCCGGCTAGGCACCGTGCCCACCCTCGTGGTTTCCTCGGTCTCCATGGCCGAGGAGGTGCTTAAGACCCAGGACGACGTCTTCTGTGGCCGCCCGCAGCAGCACACGGCCCGCGGCTTGATGTACGACTGCCGGGACATCGCCTTCAGCCCCTACGGCGAGCGGTGGCGCCAACTCCGCCGCATCGCCGTCTCGCACCTCCTCAGCACGAAGCGGGTCGACTCCTTCCGCGCGctccgggaggaggaggtcgcgtcCTTGGTGGAGCGGATCCGCGCGGCCAGTGGCCAGCGTCAAGGGGTTAATGTGAGTGAGCTGGTCATCACTTTAGGGTACACTATCATCTCAAAGGCAGCGTTCGGCAACAAGCTCGGAGGCATGGAGCCCGGAGTGGTCCGCGAGATGATGGATGAGGTCGCTGATCTTCTTGAAACGATCGCGGTAAGCGACATGTTCCCGCTATTCTGGTGGGTGGACTGGGCGACGGGGCTCGACTCAAGGATAAAGAGGACGGCGAGCAAGCTTGACGAAGTTTTGGAGAGAGCACTCCAGGAGCACGAGAAGAGCTCCGAAAACGACGGCAAGGCTGGTGACCTCCTTGACGATTTGCTTTCAGTGGTCAGGGAGGGCAGCGAGGGGTTTAAGATGGACAGAATCGATGTCAAGGGACTCATCCTC GACATGTTTATTGCAGGAACCGATACAACTTCCAAGTCGGTAGAGTGGGCAATGGCCGAGCTAATCAAGAACCCAAAAGAGATGGAGAAAGTACAAGCGGAGGTGAGACAAGTTGCGGGGGCACGAGGAGTCCTAGAGGAGCAGCTGGGGACGATGAGCAGACTGCAGGCGTCCCTGAAAGAAGCCATGCGGTTGCATGCACCGGTGCCAATACTTCTCCCCCGAGAAACGATCCGGGACACCAAACTCCACGGCTACGACATCCCTGCCAAGACTCGGGTCATTATCAACGCATGGGCGATCGGGAGGGACAACGAATACTGGGAGAATGCCGACGAGTTCCTGCCAGAGAGGTTCATGCACAATGCCATTGACTACACTGGCAAAGACTTCCGGTTCATACCGTTCAGTGCGGGGAGGAGGGGATGCCCTGCCATTGCGTTCGCGACGCGCCTCGTTGAGCTTGCACTGGCCAATTTGCTATACCATTTTGACTGGGAGCTGCCGGAGGACCAGGACGTGGAATCATTTGAAGTTGTTGAGTCTTGTGGCCTGTCTCCAACTCTTAAGTCCGCCTAG